In Streptomyces sp. NBC_00704, a genomic segment contains:
- a CDS encoding DUF6766 family protein translates to MRRFVRDNGMTLSFGCAFLLALAGQAIAGWTEFDNQLATDGLAQIGFLDYLTSSDFAVDVTENWQSEYLQFFLYIFATVWLLQRGSPESKEMHKAGPESDEDQRVGEHAGPDSPRWAKSGGVRQAVFSRSLGLVMGALFLLSWLAQSVAGVAAYNEQQLRQLQAPVSWTQYIASADFWSRSLQNWQSELLAVASMAILSVYLRQRGSPESKPVGAPHTSTGVEG, encoded by the coding sequence ATGCGCCGCTTCGTCCGGGACAACGGCATGACTCTGAGCTTCGGATGCGCGTTCCTGCTCGCACTCGCCGGGCAGGCGATCGCGGGCTGGACGGAGTTCGACAACCAGCTCGCCACCGACGGCCTCGCGCAGATCGGCTTCCTCGACTACCTGACGTCCTCGGACTTCGCCGTGGACGTGACGGAGAACTGGCAGTCGGAGTACCTGCAGTTCTTCCTGTACATCTTCGCCACCGTCTGGCTGCTCCAACGCGGCTCACCGGAGTCCAAGGAGATGCACAAGGCCGGTCCGGAATCGGACGAGGACCAGCGCGTCGGCGAGCACGCGGGCCCGGACTCCCCGCGCTGGGCGAAGAGCGGCGGAGTGCGTCAGGCGGTGTTCTCCCGGTCCCTCGGCCTGGTGATGGGCGCGCTGTTCCTCCTGTCCTGGCTGGCTCAGTCCGTCGCGGGCGTCGCCGCCTACAACGAGCAGCAGCTGAGGCAGCTGCAAGCCCCGGTCAGCTGGACGCAGTACATCGCCTCCGCCGACTTCTGGAGCCGCAGCCTTCAGAACTGGCAGTCCGAGCTGCTGGCCGTCGCGTCCATGGCCATCCTCTCCGTGTACCTGCGCCAGCGTGGCTCCCCGGAGTCGAAACCCGTCGGCGCCCCCCACACCTCCACCGGCGTCGAAGGATGA
- a CDS encoding flavodoxin family protein, protein MKALVINCTLKKSPEPSNTAALAQVVGDWLAENAGVEVEYVRAVDLDIHPGVVSEAVAAGDDWPAVHAALLRAQILVIASPTWLGRPSSVAQRVLERMDAMLSETDDEDRPVAYNRVAGVVVTGNEDGAHHVISEINGALCDIGYTVPGQSWTYWHLGPGPGPDYLDDRRGHDWAHKTGRAMAANLHGTARALAASPLGAPPQ, encoded by the coding sequence ATGAAGGCACTGGTGATCAACTGCACGCTCAAGAAGTCCCCCGAGCCGTCCAACACCGCCGCACTGGCCCAGGTCGTCGGCGACTGGCTGGCGGAGAACGCGGGCGTCGAGGTCGAGTACGTCCGGGCCGTGGATCTCGACATCCACCCCGGCGTGGTCAGCGAAGCCGTCGCCGCCGGTGACGACTGGCCCGCGGTGCACGCCGCGCTGCTGCGGGCGCAGATCCTCGTCATCGCGTCCCCGACCTGGCTCGGCCGCCCGTCCTCGGTCGCCCAGCGGGTGCTGGAACGCATGGACGCCATGCTCTCCGAGACGGACGACGAGGACCGCCCCGTCGCCTACAACCGCGTCGCGGGAGTCGTCGTCACCGGGAACGAGGACGGGGCCCACCACGTGATCAGCGAGATCAACGGCGCCCTGTGCGACATCGGCTACACCGTGCCCGGCCAGTCGTGGACCTACTGGCACCTGGGCCCCGGGCCGGGTCCGGACTACCTCGACGACCGACGCGGTCACGACTGGGCGCACAAGACCGGCCGCGCGATGGCCGCCAATCTGCACGGCACCGCGCGTGCGCTGGCCGCGAGCCCGCTGGGCGCTCCGCCTCAGTGA
- a CDS encoding DUF397 domain-containing protein, whose translation MSNAESSTSASDLTWFKSSYSGTEGGQCIEVAADRGTVHIRDSKAVAGPVVRVSREAWAGFVGEA comes from the coding sequence ATGAGCAACGCTGAGTCCTCAACCTCCGCCTCCGACCTCACCTGGTTCAAGAGCAGCTACAGCGGAACCGAAGGCGGACAGTGCATCGAGGTCGCGGCCGACAGGGGAACCGTGCACATCCGTGACTCCAAGGCCGTCGCCGGACCCGTCGTCCGTGTGTCGCGTGAGGCGTGGGCCGGGTTCGTCGGGGAGGCCTGA
- a CDS encoding helix-turn-helix domain-containing protein yields the protein MTEGTDERAETVVADDSGQATADTSGQAVVVAFGHTLKTLRMRAGLEREEFGRRIGYSASTVASYEQGRRIPAPRTIERADEVLDAGGLLTVWKEQVERAQYPVFFQGMATLEKGALELLMYDTHVVNGLLQTEEYMRALLAMRCPPLDQETIEQRVTARLARQDIFDRRPAPLLSFVIDEAVLRHRYGGKDVLRGQLEHLLLAGDKRNVEIQVMPVECEDNAGVNGPFTVLTHKDGKRFAYSEGYATSTLETDSEQTVLAAARYGIIRSQALTPRESLKSIEGLLGSL from the coding sequence ATGACCGAGGGCACGGACGAAAGGGCCGAGACCGTGGTGGCGGACGACTCGGGGCAGGCGACGGCGGACACGTCCGGCCAGGCCGTGGTCGTCGCGTTCGGGCACACGCTGAAGACGCTGCGGATGCGGGCGGGCCTGGAGCGCGAGGAGTTCGGACGGCGCATCGGATACTCGGCGTCCACGGTCGCGTCGTACGAGCAGGGACGACGCATCCCGGCGCCCCGAACCATCGAGCGGGCGGACGAGGTTCTGGACGCGGGCGGACTGCTGACGGTGTGGAAGGAGCAGGTGGAGCGGGCGCAGTATCCGGTGTTCTTCCAGGGGATGGCGACGCTTGAGAAGGGGGCTCTGGAGCTGCTCATGTACGACACCCATGTCGTCAACGGCCTGCTCCAGACCGAGGAGTACATGAGGGCCCTGCTCGCCATGCGATGTCCTCCCCTTGATCAGGAGACGATCGAGCAACGGGTGACCGCCCGGCTGGCCCGGCAGGACATCTTCGACCGTCGGCCCGCACCACTGCTGAGCTTCGTCATCGACGAGGCGGTGTTGCGGCACCGCTACGGCGGCAAGGACGTCCTACGCGGGCAGTTGGAACACCTTCTGCTGGCCGGCGACAAGCGGAACGTGGAGATTCAGGTCATGCCGGTCGAGTGCGAGGACAACGCGGGGGTGAATGGACCGTTCACGGTCCTCACACACAAAGACGGCAAGAGGTTCGCGTACTCGGAGGGTTATGCGACCAGCACCCTCGAGACCGACTCGGAGCAGACGGTTCTCGCCGCCGCCCGCTATGGGATCATCCGATCGCAGGCTCTCACTCCGCGAGAGTCACTGAAGTCGATCGAAGGGTTGTTGGGATCGCTATGA
- a CDS encoding ATP-binding protein codes for MTSQLPSLISTSQPVGPGGDLSRTFDMCFTSTPRGARLARRLAAHRLDAWGVPYGTGPHESIALVVGELTANAVRHGHVPSRDFHLLLRVSEPARTVRIEVTDTRTERTPPEPAMLPAPGSQDTGGRGLLLVAALATRWGWHLRPTGPGKTVWAECVFATPA; via the coding sequence ATGACGAGCCAACTCCCCAGCCTCATCAGCACCTCGCAACCCGTGGGACCCGGCGGTGACTTGAGCCGCACCTTCGACATGTGCTTCACCTCCACCCCGCGGGGCGCCCGCCTCGCCCGCCGACTGGCCGCGCACCGGCTGGACGCCTGGGGCGTCCCCTACGGCACCGGCCCGCACGAATCGATCGCGCTGGTGGTCGGCGAGCTGACCGCCAACGCCGTACGGCACGGCCACGTCCCGAGCCGGGACTTCCACCTGCTCCTGCGCGTGAGCGAACCCGCCCGCACGGTCAGGATCGAGGTCACCGACACCCGTACCGAACGCACGCCGCCCGAACCGGCGATGCTGCCCGCTCCCGGCTCGCAGGACACCGGCGGCCGGGGGCTGCTCCTGGTCGCGGCGCTCGCCACCCGCTGGGGCTGGCACCTCAGGCCCACAGGTCCGGGCAAGACCGTCTGGGCGGAGTGCGTGTTCGCGACTCCCGCGTGA
- a CDS encoding FtsX-like permease family protein — MAMILDQLRRRRGRALALAAGILVAATSFTLLTATVSTSQATTVGTVRKNARSAYDVLVRPPDAQTDVERRSGLVTPNFLSGTFGGITVDQYRRIRGMAGIDVAAPVANIGYLMVASTVTVDVSRFLDGEASRQILRIRPTLTSGLGSYRTSDEYVYLTRSPLTSASESDGLFESDTLEAGAADKSTRRYRIKGKYDVCFYFNRDKTEQTQFNLDLPLKPNIIAEDLRDRSPFDPDLSSHMNCQSGQDKATIDVPVSYPVLLAAVDPVAEDRLVGLGDTIASGRMLTERDKPWRVSGAKSVHGSHDRYIPGLLSDTPLTTGILDATVERLDVGDPAGLPSKLGNPAAAGFVRNLPGTTVGRTRVDLSKGYRKALTEDSFDTGSYWTVGPVTYLRTPDGGLAAQSQPPQKPGLWITNSNRQPFPNVPEENHQGTQYRKVTSHAATNCIGLGTCDGVDSGRLPNPFVHLVGRYDTGRLPGFSPLSDTPLETYQTPQVTGADSATRAKLHGKPLQPDRNLGGYVSPPPTMLTTMDSITALTKSRRIPSLQDKAPVSAIRIRVAGVTGVDTASRARVNAVAGKIRATYPRLQVDVTVGSSPAPQTVALGDSAQVTERWVAKGVALRILRAVDTKSAVLFVLVLVVCALFLGQAALASVRSRRTEIGTLRCLGWSGGEVLRLVLAELALIGLAAGAVGTVLAYVLGRMLGQPEAGAKSLLVLPVALLLATAAGLIPAWLATRLGPMEAVRPPATAVRRTHPVRSVAGLAVLNLLRVRGRTLLGAAGLALGVAAFTVLLALTLAFRGEVAGSLLGSAVVAQAREADYFSVALSLLLGAAGAIDVLVLSQRERAADLAVLRATGWTDRELARLTLYEGIGLALLGGLSGAVAGLAGVLALGRGVLHGHLFPVAGAALLATLAATALVVAALAVPIRRLSRIAPAHLLATD, encoded by the coding sequence ATGGCGATGATCCTCGACCAGCTACGGCGGCGGCGCGGGCGCGCGCTGGCCCTGGCCGCCGGCATCCTGGTGGCGGCGACCAGCTTCACCCTGCTGACCGCGACCGTGAGCACGAGCCAGGCGACCACCGTGGGCACGGTACGGAAGAACGCACGCTCCGCGTACGACGTCCTGGTGCGCCCGCCCGACGCGCAGACGGACGTGGAGCGGCGCAGCGGTCTGGTCACGCCGAACTTCCTGTCCGGCACGTTCGGCGGCATCACCGTCGACCAGTACCGGCGCATCCGCGGCATGGCCGGGATCGACGTGGCCGCACCGGTCGCCAACATCGGCTATCTCATGGTGGCGAGCACCGTCACCGTGGACGTGTCCCGCTTCCTGGACGGCGAGGCGTCCCGGCAGATCCTGCGCATCCGCCCCACGCTCACCTCCGGACTGGGCAGTTACCGCACCTCGGACGAGTACGTCTACCTCACCCGCTCCCCCCTGACGTCGGCCTCGGAGTCGGACGGCCTCTTCGAGTCCGACACCCTGGAGGCGGGTGCGGCCGACAAGAGCACCCGGCGGTACCGCATCAAGGGGAAGTACGACGTCTGCTTCTACTTCAACCGGGACAAGACCGAGCAGACCCAGTTCAACCTGGATCTGCCGCTGAAGCCGAACATCATCGCCGAGGACCTCAGGGACCGGTCGCCGTTCGACCCGGACCTGAGTTCGCACATGAACTGCCAGTCCGGCCAGGACAAGGCCACCATCGACGTTCCGGTCAGCTACCCCGTGCTGCTGGCCGCCGTCGACCCGGTGGCCGAGGACCGGCTGGTGGGCCTGGGCGACACCATCGCCTCGGGCCGGATGCTCACCGAGCGGGACAAGCCGTGGAGGGTGTCGGGCGCCAAGAGCGTCCACGGAAGCCACGACCGCTACATCCCGGGGCTGCTCAGCGACACCCCCCTGACCACCGGCATTCTCGACGCCACCGTCGAGCGGCTCGACGTCGGCGACCCGGCCGGGCTGCCGTCGAAACTGGGCAACCCGGCAGCCGCCGGCTTCGTCCGGAACCTGCCCGGCACCACGGTGGGCAGAACCCGCGTCGACCTGAGCAAGGGCTACCGGAAGGCACTGACCGAGGACTCGTTCGACACCGGCAGCTACTGGACGGTCGGCCCGGTCACCTACCTCCGGACGCCCGACGGCGGCCTCGCCGCGCAGTCGCAGCCCCCGCAGAAGCCCGGCCTGTGGATCACCAACTCCAACCGGCAGCCGTTCCCCAACGTCCCCGAGGAGAACCACCAGGGCACCCAGTACCGGAAGGTGACCAGTCACGCCGCCACGAACTGCATCGGACTGGGCACGTGCGACGGCGTCGACTCCGGACGCCTGCCCAATCCCTTCGTCCACCTGGTCGGCCGCTACGACACCGGCAGACTGCCCGGCTTCTCACCCCTGTCCGACACCCCCCTGGAGACCTACCAGACGCCGCAGGTCACCGGTGCGGACAGCGCGACCCGAGCGAAGCTCCACGGCAAGCCCCTCCAGCCCGACCGCAACCTCGGCGGCTACGTCAGCCCGCCGCCCACCATGCTGACGACGATGGACTCCATCACCGCGCTCACCAAGAGCCGTCGGATCCCGAGCCTCCAGGACAAGGCGCCGGTCAGCGCGATCAGGATCCGGGTGGCAGGAGTGACCGGCGTCGACACGGCCTCCCGGGCGCGGGTGAACGCGGTGGCCGGGAAGATCCGGGCCACCTACCCCCGGCTCCAGGTCGACGTCACCGTCGGCAGCTCGCCCGCGCCGCAGACGGTGGCCCTGGGCGACTCGGCACAGGTGACTGAGCGTTGGGTCGCCAAGGGCGTGGCACTGCGCATCCTCCGGGCGGTGGACACCAAGAGCGCGGTGCTCTTCGTCCTGGTCCTCGTCGTGTGCGCGCTCTTCCTCGGCCAGGCCGCGCTGGCCTCGGTGCGCTCACGTCGCACCGAGATCGGCACGCTGCGCTGCCTCGGCTGGAGCGGCGGCGAAGTGCTCCGCCTGGTCCTCGCCGAACTGGCGCTGATCGGCCTCGCCGCAGGAGCCGTGGGCACGGTGCTCGCGTACGTGCTGGGCCGCATGCTGGGTCAGCCCGAAGCCGGCGCCAAGTCACTCCTCGTCCTCCCGGTGGCGCTCCTCCTGGCCACCGCGGCGGGCCTGATCCCCGCCTGGCTCGCCACCCGGCTGGGCCCGATGGAAGCCGTCCGGCCCCCGGCGACGGCGGTCCGCCGCACGCACCCGGTGCGTTCGGTGGCCGGACTGGCCGTGCTCAACCTGCTGCGGGTACGGGGCCGCACGCTGCTGGGCGCGGCCGGGCTGGCGCTGGGGGTGGCCGCCTTCACGGTGCTGCTCGCCCTGACACTGGCCTTCCGGGGCGAGGTGGCCGGGTCGCTGCTCGGCAGTGCCGTGGTGGCGCAGGCGCGCGAGGCGGACTACTTCAGCGTCGCCCTGTCCCTGCTGCTGGGCGCCGCCGGCGCCATCGACGTCCTGGTCCTCTCGCAGCGCGAACGCGCCGCCGATCTCGCGGTGCTGCGCGCGACGGGCTGGACCGATCGCGAGCTGGCCAGGCTGACCCTCTACGAGGGAATCGGCCTGGCTCTGCTGGGCGGCCTGTCCGGAGCGGTGGCCGGCCTGGCCGGGGTGCTGGCCCTCGGCCGGGGCGTGCTGCACGGACACCTGTTCCCGGTCGCCGGCGCCGCACTGCTGGCCACGCTCGCGGCGACCGCCCTGGTGGTGGCGGCCCTGGCGGTGCCGATCCGGCGGCTGTCCCGCATCGCCCCCGCCCATCTGCTCGCCACCGACTGA
- a CDS encoding ABC transporter ATP-binding protein, producing the protein MAVSVALRGVSRRYPGLTALDEIDLEVAAGEVVMLTGPSGAGKSTVLHVTGGMDQPDEGHVEIDGARLIPRDLDRHRRRVGFVFQRFHLLPALTALDNVLAPVLPRRVDFDRRARGMELLEAVGLNQRADALPSQLSGGQQQRVAVARALINRPGLLLADEPTGNLDSVIGREIIDLLMSLRERYGMTMLIATHDAEVAAGGDRVVRLQDGRITSDQRITPSGDVLHRLGGLRP; encoded by the coding sequence ATGGCTGTGAGCGTGGCGTTGCGCGGGGTGAGCCGCCGGTATCCCGGCCTGACCGCCCTGGACGAGATCGACCTGGAGGTCGCGGCCGGCGAGGTGGTGATGCTGACCGGGCCGTCCGGCGCCGGCAAGTCCACCGTCCTGCACGTGACGGGCGGCATGGACCAGCCCGACGAGGGGCACGTCGAGATCGACGGCGCACGACTGATACCCCGGGATCTGGACCGTCACCGGCGGCGTGTCGGCTTCGTCTTCCAGCGCTTCCACCTGCTGCCCGCGCTGACCGCGCTGGACAACGTGCTCGCCCCCGTCCTGCCGCGCAGAGTGGACTTCGACCGGCGTGCGCGCGGCATGGAGCTGCTCGAGGCCGTCGGCCTGAACCAGCGGGCCGACGCCCTGCCCTCGCAGTTGTCGGGCGGCCAGCAGCAACGCGTCGCCGTGGCACGGGCGTTGATCAACCGGCCGGGACTGTTACTGGCCGACGAGCCCACGGGCAACCTGGACAGCGTCATCGGGCGGGAGATCATCGACCTGCTGATGTCGCTGCGCGAGCGCTACGGGATGACGATGCTGATCGCCACGCACGACGCGGAGGTCGCCGCCGGCGGCGACCGGGTGGTGCGGCTCCAGGACGGCAGGATCACCTCGGACCAGCGGATCACACCCTCCGGCGACGTGCTGCACCGGCTGGGGGGCCTGCGCCCGTGA
- a CDS encoding helix-turn-helix transcriptional regulator, giving the protein MPLHHAVLALLTRRPNHGYELKARFEEAVGPQWGGLNIGHLYQILERLVRDGYVSRSQVTQTDRPDKNLYTLTEAGEAELRSWATTAWVRVGGFRDELFLKLLGAVALGPQALDTLIEAQRQTYMSELAGLGRQRRAHADEPLVAVLIDAAIAHTKADLGLLDSAAQHLGPLATAQGAQAAEHSPPQVRTDSDEAPRGRTG; this is encoded by the coding sequence ATGCCGCTCCATCACGCCGTGCTCGCGCTGCTGACCCGGCGACCGAATCACGGATACGAACTCAAGGCCCGGTTCGAGGAGGCCGTCGGCCCGCAGTGGGGCGGCCTGAACATCGGTCACCTCTACCAGATCCTCGAACGGCTGGTCCGTGACGGCTATGTCTCGCGCTCGCAGGTCACACAGACCGACCGGCCCGACAAGAACCTCTACACGCTCACCGAGGCGGGCGAGGCCGAGCTGCGCTCCTGGGCGACCACCGCCTGGGTGCGCGTCGGCGGCTTCCGCGACGAGCTGTTCCTGAAGCTCCTCGGCGCTGTCGCGCTGGGCCCGCAGGCCCTGGACACGCTGATCGAGGCGCAGCGGCAGACATATATGTCCGAGCTCGCGGGCCTGGGCCGGCAGCGCCGCGCTCACGCCGACGAGCCGCTGGTAGCCGTCCTGATCGACGCCGCCATCGCGCACACCAAGGCCGACCTCGGACTGCTGGACAGCGCCGCACAGCACCTGGGCCCCCTCGCCACGGCACAGGGCGCGCAGGCGGCGGAGCACTCACCCCCACAGGTGCGGACCGACTCCGACGAGGCTCCGAGGGGCAGGACGGGATGA
- a CDS encoding ABC transporter ATP-binding protein, protein MSDTGKTTQDARPAPGPADAPDAAGEGLDARLLVERGSFRLDVALTAAPGDVVALLGPNGAGKTTALRALAGLVPLTDGHLRLDGAELHRTPPESRPVGVVFQDYLLFPHLTALDNVAFGPRCHGATKAQARARAAKWLERMGLAGHAGSKPRKLSGGQAQRVALARALATHPRLLLLDEPLAALDARTRLDVRAQLRHHLAEFEAVAVLVTHDPLDAMVLADHLVVIEDGRIVQQGGPADIARHPRTDYIAHLVGLNLYQGEAQGHTVHVGSGPATTTGITTGTGTRTTITTTEDLTGPVFVAFPPSAVTLHRDRPTGSSARNLWRCEIAGLDTRGDRIRADLTGELPLAADLTTVAAAELGLHRGVAVWATVKAAQTHAYPA, encoded by the coding sequence ATGAGCGACACCGGGAAGACCACGCAGGACGCGCGCCCCGCACCGGGACCGGCCGACGCGCCCGACGCGGCCGGGGAAGGGCTCGACGCCCGGCTGCTGGTCGAGCGCGGCTCCTTCCGCCTCGACGTGGCGCTGACCGCGGCGCCGGGTGACGTCGTCGCGCTCCTCGGCCCCAACGGCGCAGGCAAGACGACCGCGCTGCGCGCCCTCGCCGGCCTCGTCCCGCTCACGGACGGCCACCTCCGCCTGGACGGGGCCGAGTTGCACCGCACGCCGCCGGAGTCCCGCCCGGTCGGCGTCGTCTTCCAGGACTACCTGCTCTTCCCCCACCTCACCGCGCTGGACAACGTGGCCTTCGGGCCGCGCTGCCACGGCGCGACCAAGGCGCAGGCACGCGCGCGGGCCGCGAAGTGGCTGGAGCGGATGGGCCTCGCCGGCCACGCCGGCAGCAAGCCCCGCAAGCTCTCCGGCGGCCAGGCACAGCGCGTCGCCCTCGCACGGGCCCTGGCCACCCACCCGCGCCTGCTGCTCCTCGACGAGCCGCTCGCCGCCCTCGACGCCCGCACCCGCCTCGACGTCCGCGCGCAACTGCGGCACCATCTGGCCGAGTTCGAAGCGGTGGCCGTGCTCGTCACGCACGACCCGCTGGACGCGATGGTCCTGGCCGACCACCTCGTCGTCATCGAGGACGGCCGCATCGTCCAGCAGGGCGGCCCGGCCGACATCGCCCGCCACCCGCGCACCGACTACATCGCCCACCTCGTCGGGCTCAACCTCTACCAGGGCGAGGCGCAGGGCCACACGGTCCACGTCGGGAGCGGCCCCGCGACCACGACCGGGATCACCACCGGGACCGGGACCAGGACCACCATCACGACCACCGAGGACCTCACCGGCCCGGTCTTCGTCGCCTTCCCGCCCAGCGCGGTCACCCTGCACCGGGACCGCCCCACCGGCTCCAGCGCACGCAACCTCTGGCGGTGCGAGATCGCCGGCCTGGACACCCGCGGCGACCGGATCCGCGCCGACCTCACCGGCGAACTCCCCCTCGCCGCCGATCTCACGACGGTGGCGGCGGCCGAACTCGGCCTGCATCGCGGTGTCGCGGTGTGGGCGACGGTCAAGGCGGCCCAGACGCACGCGTACCCGGCCTGA
- the modB gene encoding molybdate ABC transporter permease subunit, translated as MTSPPPDKAGAADTVTGGPRRRRVRGAPAGRGLGGAPLPLLLPALLGLAFLVLPLVALLVRAPWRSMPDLLTSTEVWQALRLSLVCATAATAVSLVFGVPLAWLLARVEFPGRGLLRALVTLPLVLPPVVGGVALLMALGRNGVLGRWLDSWFGITLPFTTAGVVVAEAFVAMPFLVISVEGALRAADPRYEEAATTLGASRFTAFRRVTLPLVAPGIAAGAVLAWARALGEFGATITFAGNFPGRTQTMPLAVYLALQSDPQAAIALSLVLLAVSIAVLAGLRDRWMTAS; from the coding sequence GTGACCTCCCCGCCCCCCGACAAGGCCGGCGCCGCGGACACCGTGACCGGTGGCCCGCGCCGACGCCGCGTCCGCGGAGCCCCGGCGGGCCGCGGCCTCGGCGGCGCCCCGCTGCCCCTTCTCCTGCCCGCGCTGCTCGGGCTGGCGTTCCTGGTCCTCCCCCTCGTCGCCCTGCTGGTCCGGGCCCCCTGGCGGAGCATGCCCGACCTGCTGACGAGCACCGAGGTGTGGCAGGCGCTCCGGCTGTCCCTGGTCTGCGCGACGGCGGCGACCGCGGTGAGCCTGGTGTTCGGGGTGCCGCTGGCCTGGCTGCTGGCACGGGTCGAGTTCCCGGGACGCGGTCTTCTCCGGGCGCTGGTCACCCTTCCGCTGGTGCTGCCGCCGGTGGTCGGCGGCGTCGCCCTGCTGATGGCGCTCGGCCGCAACGGGGTCCTGGGCCGGTGGCTGGACTCCTGGTTCGGGATCACGCTGCCGTTCACCACCGCCGGGGTCGTCGTCGCGGAAGCCTTCGTGGCGATGCCGTTCCTCGTCATCAGCGTCGAGGGCGCTCTGCGCGCCGCCGACCCGCGCTACGAGGAGGCGGCCACGACGCTCGGCGCCTCGCGCTTCACCGCGTTCCGCCGGGTCACGCTGCCGCTCGTCGCCCCCGGCATCGCGGCCGGCGCCGTGCTGGCGTGGGCCCGGGCGCTCGGCGAGTTCGGCGCGACGATCACCTTCGCCGGCAACTTCCCCGGCCGCACCCAGACCATGCCGCTCGCCGTGTACCTGGCGCTGCAGAGCGACCCGCAGGCCGCGATCGCCCTCAGCCTCGTCCTGCTGGCCGTCTCGATCGCGGTGCTGGCCGGGCTGCGCGACCGATGGATGACCGCCTCATGA
- the modA gene encoding molybdate ABC transporter substrate-binding protein has protein sequence MTRSARRSRRTLRAVGAGAAALLALSACSSSGSGSSGTSGDSAAASASDKLSGTVTVFAAASLEESFTTLGEEFEKAHPGTKVAFSFGGSDTLAASITAGAPADVFASASPKTMAIVTDGGDAEGTPATFVRNRLEIATLPGNPDEIASLKDLTKSSLKVVLCDKAVPCGAAAHKALDASGLELTPVSYEEDVKSALNKVVLKEADAAVVYRTDVKAAGDKVEGVDFPESAQAVNAYPITLLKGSENTGTAKAFIALVRSAVGQKVLTDAGFLRP, from the coding sequence ATGACCCGTTCCGCGCGCCGGAGCCGTCGGACGCTGCGGGCGGTCGGTGCGGGCGCCGCGGCCCTGCTGGCACTGAGCGCCTGCTCGTCGTCCGGCTCCGGCTCGTCCGGGACGTCGGGCGACTCAGCTGCGGCCTCCGCTTCGGACAAGCTGTCCGGCACGGTCACGGTCTTCGCCGCCGCCTCGCTGGAGGAGAGCTTCACGACGCTGGGCGAGGAGTTCGAGAAGGCGCACCCGGGCACGAAGGTCGCCTTCAGCTTCGGCGGCAGCGACACGCTCGCCGCCAGCATCACCGCCGGCGCCCCCGCCGACGTCTTCGCCTCGGCCAGCCCGAAGACCATGGCGATCGTGACGGACGGCGGCGACGCGGAGGGCACGCCCGCCACCTTCGTGCGCAACCGGCTGGAGATCGCCACCCTGCCCGGCAATCCCGACGAGATCGCCTCCCTGAAGGACCTCACGAAGTCCTCGCTGAAGGTCGTGCTGTGCGACAAGGCGGTGCCGTGCGGGGCCGCCGCCCACAAGGCCCTGGACGCGAGCGGGCTCGAGCTCACTCCGGTCTCCTACGAGGAGGACGTCAAGTCGGCCCTGAACAAGGTGGTCCTGAAAGAGGCCGACGCCGCGGTGGTCTACAGGACCGACGTGAAGGCCGCGGGTGACAAGGTGGAGGGCGTGGACTTCCCCGAGTCGGCCCAGGCCGTCAACGCATACCCGATCACGCTGCTCAAGGGCTCGGAGAACACCGGGACCGCCAAGGCGTTCATCGCGCTGGTGCGGTCCGCCGTCGGCCAGAAGGTCCTGACCGACGCCGGGTTCCTCCGGCCGTGA